In Amycolatopsis endophytica, the following are encoded in one genomic region:
- a CDS encoding trypsin-like serine peptidase: MTRTGLRAGILAAVAALATAVLSTPATAAPGPAVHPLGGGAAEYWTPDKMRSATPLDGLVADAQQLTGDVKAALPRLLPSRASKVSTGDPWTGGGDVTHTAGRVFFTFNGSPASCSGDAVTSANSSVVITAGHCVKYQGSWHTDWIFVPGYDNGNAPYGEWPATATLTTPQWEANEDLNYDVGAAVVAPQGGQYLTDVVGSQGIAFNQARGQAMYSFGYPAEPPYDGSELTYCAGNTFNDAFGSNDLGMRCDMTGGSSGGPWFQNFDEATGTGVQNSVNSFGYTFLPGVMFGPYFGADAEALYDAASAR; encoded by the coding sequence ATGACACGTACGGGCCTCCGGGCAGGCATCCTCGCGGCGGTCGCCGCACTCGCGACAGCGGTTCTGTCCACTCCGGCCACCGCGGCCCCCGGACCGGCGGTGCATCCGCTCGGGGGAGGCGCGGCCGAGTACTGGACGCCCGACAAGATGCGCTCGGCCACGCCACTCGACGGCCTGGTCGCCGACGCGCAGCAGCTGACCGGCGACGTCAAGGCGGCCCTGCCGCGGCTGCTCCCGTCGCGCGCGTCGAAGGTGAGCACCGGTGACCCGTGGACCGGCGGCGGCGACGTCACCCACACGGCGGGCCGGGTCTTCTTCACCTTCAACGGATCCCCGGCCTCGTGCAGCGGGGACGCCGTCACCAGCGCCAACTCGAGCGTCGTGATCACCGCCGGGCACTGCGTCAAGTACCAGGGCAGCTGGCACACCGACTGGATCTTCGTGCCGGGCTACGACAACGGCAACGCGCCCTACGGCGAATGGCCCGCGACGGCGACACTGACGACGCCGCAGTGGGAAGCGAACGAGGACCTCAACTACGACGTCGGTGCCGCCGTCGTGGCGCCGCAGGGCGGGCAGTACCTCACGGATGTGGTCGGTTCGCAGGGCATCGCGTTCAACCAGGCCCGCGGCCAGGCGATGTACAGCTTCGGCTATCCCGCGGAGCCGCCCTACGACGGCAGTGAGCTGACCTACTGCGCCGGCAACACCTTCAACGACGCGTTCGGCAGCAACGACCTGGGCATGCGGTGCGACATGACCGGCGGATCCAGTGGCGGGCCGTGGTTCCAGAACTTCGACGAGGCGACCGGCACCGGCGTGCAGAACTCGGTGAACAGCTTCGGCTACACGTTCCTGCCCGGCGTGATGTTCGGCCCGTACTTCGGCGCCGACGCGGAAGCCCTCTACGACGCGGCTTCGGCACGGTAA
- the pknB gene encoding Stk1 family PASTA domain-containing Ser/Thr kinase — MTSTETSLAGALLERRYRVDGLLARGGMSAVYRGSDTRLDRPVAIKIMDPRFADDRSFVDRFEREARLAAKLHHPNVVTVHDQGVDVAGDRSHVFLVMELVDGGTLRDLLEQRGKLDVPLALSVAEQMLSALSAAHQAGLVHRDVKPENVLIGHTGHPPAGVVKVADFGLVRAVASAGTTSSSIILGTVSYLAPEQVTTGAADEPGDVYSAGIVFYEMLTGKVPYTGDTAISVAYRHVNDDVPAPSTVEPGIPAVLDDLVLRATRRDPEARPADAGAFLQELRRVRAALGIAPAPIPVLPAKQLPAPPVAPPPADPEKTVPAFSPVAATGPVTGPRGTQALMRPHSAPPPPQAPPGQEPPTMVRRRPVVLWTVIAVLIAAVLGTGVWWFTVGQDAAQAVAVPTLTGMDQATAEKTLHDAGLASTIVRERHNSVPAGQVIGTDPIAGASAEKGSTVTVTLSSGRPTVPDISQGTGLEQAETAIRDAGLTPQRDASADAYSASVPEGKVLSVNPQPGTQLPIGSAVKIALSKGAPPTPVPSVAGLSRDDAFQRLKSAGFEPYDAGTEFSDDVPSGSVTRTTPAAGSTIEGQSDLRVGVYTNNAVDVPTVVGRPVQDAIQLLSDAGLQADVEGKTRNFSIVIGQDPEPGERVERGKKVKLEIFP, encoded by the coding sequence GTGACGAGCACGGAAACCAGCCTGGCCGGAGCGCTCCTGGAGCGGCGTTACCGGGTCGACGGCCTCCTCGCGCGAGGCGGCATGTCGGCCGTCTACCGGGGGTCGGACACGAGGCTGGACCGTCCGGTCGCGATCAAGATCATGGACCCGCGGTTCGCCGACGACCGGTCGTTCGTCGACCGGTTCGAGCGCGAGGCGCGTCTCGCGGCGAAGCTGCACCACCCGAACGTGGTCACGGTGCACGACCAGGGCGTCGACGTGGCCGGTGACCGGTCGCACGTGTTCCTGGTGATGGAACTGGTCGACGGCGGCACCCTGCGGGACCTGCTGGAGCAGCGGGGCAAGCTCGACGTCCCACTGGCACTGAGCGTGGCCGAGCAGATGCTCTCCGCGTTGTCGGCCGCGCATCAGGCCGGGCTCGTGCACCGCGACGTGAAGCCCGAGAACGTGCTGATCGGGCACACCGGCCACCCACCGGCCGGGGTGGTCAAGGTCGCCGACTTCGGTCTCGTGCGCGCCGTGGCCAGCGCGGGCACCACCAGCTCCAGCATCATCCTCGGCACCGTCTCCTATCTGGCGCCCGAGCAGGTCACCACCGGTGCCGCCGACGAACCGGGCGACGTCTACTCGGCCGGGATCGTGTTCTACGAGATGCTCACCGGCAAGGTCCCCTACACCGGCGACACCGCCATCTCGGTCGCCTACCGGCACGTGAACGACGACGTCCCGGCCCCCAGCACGGTCGAGCCGGGTATCCCCGCGGTGCTGGACGACCTGGTGCTGCGCGCCACGCGACGCGATCCGGAGGCCCGGCCCGCGGACGCCGGCGCGTTCCTGCAGGAGCTGCGGCGCGTGCGGGCGGCGCTGGGCATCGCGCCCGCGCCGATTCCGGTGCTGCCCGCCAAGCAGCTCCCCGCGCCACCCGTGGCGCCGCCGCCCGCCGATCCGGAGAAGACCGTGCCCGCGTTCTCGCCGGTCGCCGCGACGGGACCGGTCACCGGCCCGCGCGGCACGCAGGCCCTGATGCGACCGCACAGCGCGCCGCCTCCCCCGCAGGCTCCGCCGGGCCAAGAACCGCCCACCATGGTCCGGCGCCGCCCGGTCGTGCTCTGGACCGTCATCGCCGTGCTCATCGCCGCGGTGCTGGGCACCGGCGTCTGGTGGTTCACCGTCGGCCAGGACGCCGCGCAGGCCGTCGCCGTCCCGACGCTGACCGGCATGGATCAGGCCACCGCCGAGAAGACCCTGCACGACGCCGGACTGGCGTCGACGATCGTGCGGGAGCGGCACAACTCCGTCCCGGCAGGCCAGGTCATCGGCACCGATCCGATCGCGGGCGCGTCGGCGGAGAAGGGCAGCACCGTCACCGTCACGCTGTCCTCGGGCCGCCCGACCGTCCCCGACATCAGCCAGGGCACCGGGCTGGAGCAGGCGGAGACGGCCATCAGGGACGCCGGGCTGACCCCGCAGCGGGACGCGAGCGCCGACGCCTACAGCGCTTCGGTGCCCGAGGGCAAGGTGCTCTCGGTGAACCCGCAGCCCGGAACGCAACTGCCCATCGGGTCCGCGGTGAAAATCGCCCTGTCCAAGGGCGCGCCGCCGACGCCGGTGCCCAGTGTGGCCGGGTTGAGCCGGGATGACGCCTTCCAGCGGTTGAAGAGCGCCGGATTCGAGCCCTACGATGCCGGCACCGAATTTTCCGACGACGTGCCGAGCGGCAGCGTCACCCGCACCACTCCGGCAGCCGGAAGCACCATCGAGGGCCAGAGCGACCTGAGGGTCGGCGTCTACACGAACAACGCGGTGGACGTCCCGACCGTCGTCGGGCGCCCGGTGCAGGACGCGATCCAGCTGCTCTCGGACGCGGGCCTGCAGGCCGACGTCGAAGGCAAGACGCGCAATTTCTCGATCGTGATCGGCCAGGACCCGGAACCGGGCGAACGGGTCGAGCGCGGCAAGAAGGTGAAGCTCGAGATTTTCCCTTGA
- a CDS encoding MMPL family transporter translates to MTSARQEPVIERGAFARLGRLVVHRPWWVIGAWIVLAVVVIASAPALPRSTDESDALPRDYESIQAMTLGQEAFPTAFTPSMLVVFYRGDDAPLTAADTQKTGEVVAGLTAKGLRDVELISPPTPAPNNVVQISAVKMPQLSSGNAQQLTESAKQFRTELRALLGSSDLKAATTGSVAQQLDVQEASGSADAVVGIATVLLILLLLLVIFRSPVIALLPIILIGIVSQIANGLIAWVVKLFGMQTDASISSILIVVLFGVGTDYILFLMFRFRERLRAGDEPKQAMVTAVSRVGEAITSAAAVVIIAFLSMALSLFGFFRSMGPSLAIAVAVTLLAGLTLVPAVVSLLGARVFWPSKSWRSEPTGARFAAIGRGLGRKPAVFAAVSGIVMAALASGLAGFNPTFDLASGSMPDSAESQVGLRQLERGLPPGTTSPTNVYLHSDSGALDASALPSFGERLRTVPGVGQVGQPQVSADGATANFAVTLTDDPSSDAAIDTVAGPLRTAAHDAAPPGAKALVGGETAVYVDIQDTMNRDYRVVFPVAAVLIMLVLAVLLRSVVSPWYVMASVGLGFAATLGATTLLFQVVIGENGLIFMIPLIIYMFVVALGTDYNILMMARLREEAKNGHTPREAAALAVRHTGPTIAAAGVILAGSLGALMLAGNSLLAEMGFALSFGILVAAFVMAMFFVPSLTALIGRAAWWPGHGDRAEPEPERVRQG, encoded by the coding sequence ATGACCTCCGCGAGGCAAGAACCCGTCATCGAACGTGGCGCCTTCGCCCGGCTGGGGCGGCTGGTCGTCCATCGCCCCTGGTGGGTGATCGGCGCCTGGATCGTCCTGGCCGTGGTGGTGATCGCCAGTGCGCCGGCGTTGCCGCGCAGCACCGACGAAAGCGACGCGCTGCCGCGGGACTACGAGTCCATCCAGGCCATGACCCTGGGCCAGGAGGCATTCCCGACCGCGTTCACCCCGTCGATGCTGGTCGTCTTCTACCGCGGCGACGACGCGCCGCTGACCGCGGCCGACACGCAGAAGACCGGCGAAGTGGTGGCCGGGCTGACGGCCAAGGGCCTGCGCGATGTCGAGCTGATCTCGCCGCCGACCCCGGCGCCGAACAACGTCGTGCAGATCTCCGCCGTGAAGATGCCGCAACTGTCGTCGGGCAACGCCCAGCAGCTCACCGAGTCGGCGAAACAGTTCCGCACCGAACTCCGGGCGCTGCTGGGAAGCAGTGACCTCAAGGCGGCGACCACCGGCAGCGTCGCGCAACAGCTCGATGTGCAGGAGGCTTCCGGCAGCGCGGACGCGGTGGTCGGCATCGCGACGGTGTTGCTGATCCTGTTGCTGCTGCTGGTGATCTTCCGCAGTCCGGTGATCGCGCTGCTGCCGATCATCCTGATCGGGATCGTGTCGCAGATCGCGAACGGCTTGATCGCCTGGGTGGTGAAGCTGTTCGGCATGCAGACCGACGCCTCGATCTCCTCGATCCTCATCGTGGTGCTGTTCGGCGTCGGCACGGACTACATCCTGTTCCTGATGTTCCGGTTCCGGGAACGGCTGCGAGCCGGGGACGAACCGAAACAGGCCATGGTGACGGCCGTCAGCCGGGTGGGGGAGGCGATCACGTCCGCGGCGGCGGTGGTGATCATCGCGTTCCTGTCGATGGCGTTGTCGTTGTTCGGGTTCTTCCGGTCGATGGGCCCGTCGCTGGCGATCGCGGTCGCGGTGACGCTGCTGGCCGGGCTGACCCTGGTGCCCGCCGTGGTGTCCCTGCTGGGCGCCAGGGTGTTCTGGCCGTCGAAGTCGTGGCGGTCCGAGCCCACGGGCGCCCGGTTCGCGGCGATCGGCCGCGGTCTGGGGCGCAAACCGGCGGTGTTCGCGGCGGTGTCCGGGATCGTGATGGCCGCGCTGGCGTCCGGTCTGGCCGGTTTCAACCCGACGTTCGATCTGGCGTCGGGCTCGATGCCGGACAGCGCCGAATCGCAGGTCGGCCTGCGGCAGCTGGAGCGCGGGCTGCCGCCGGGCACGACGTCGCCGACGAACGTCTACCTGCACAGCGACAGCGGTGCGCTGGACGCGTCGGCTCTGCCGTCGTTCGGCGAGCGGCTGCGGACGGTGCCGGGCGTCGGGCAGGTCGGGCAGCCGCAGGTCAGCGCGGACGGCGCGACGGCCAACTTCGCGGTCACGCTGACCGACGACCCCAGCTCCGACGCGGCGATCGACACCGTGGCGGGCCCGCTGCGGACGGCCGCGCACGATGCCGCCCCGCCGGGTGCGAAGGCGCTGGTCGGCGGTGAGACGGCGGTGTACGTCGACATCCAGGACACGATGAACCGCGACTACCGGGTGGTGTTCCCGGTGGCGGCGGTGCTGATCATGCTGGTGCTGGCGGTGCTGCTGCGGAGCGTGGTGTCGCCGTGGTACGTGATGGCGTCGGTGGGCCTCGGCTTCGCCGCGACGCTGGGCGCGACGACGCTGTTGTTCCAGGTCGTGATCGGCGAGAACGGCCTGATCTTCATGATCCCGCTGATCATCTACATGTTCGTGGTGGCGCTCGGGACGGACTACAACATCCTGATGATGGCGCGGCTGCGCGAGGAGGCGAAGAACGGGCACACCCCGCGTGAGGCGGCGGCACTGGCGGTGCGTCACACGGGCCCGACAATCGCCGCGGCGGGCGTCATCCTCGCGGGTTCGCTGGGCGCGCTGATGCTGGCGGGCAACTCGCTGCTGGCCGAGATGGGGTTCGCCCTGTCATTCGGGATCCTGGTGGCGGCGTTCGTCATGGCGATGTTCTTCGTGCCGAGCCTGACGGCGCTCATCGGCCGCGCCGCGTGGTGGCCCGGCCACGGTGACCGCGCGGAGCCGGAGCCCGAGCGCGTGCGGCAGGGCTGA
- a CDS encoding wax ester/triacylglycerol synthase family O-acyltransferase, with translation MAGRQLSGLDVAFLCLEGESTPMHMGAAVILQPDGPIDPRAMAGLLVRRAARIPRLRQRVRPALLPPGGATWAEDPEFDPHRHVHVHRLTEFYADDPLAAYAAEWIEQPLPMGRPLWDLHLVTGLPENRFALLLKLHHAFTDGAGAFAVAAGLLDELPITRALIDAADRPVDPRSPLEALRDGVTGAISQAGENAAIASAVLRAARPYPTSPLGAPQSASRRLGFVRLPVSDIRTVRSAHGGTPNDVVLAVLAGALREWMINRGQRPNARTLRALIPVSMRARAGGWGSNQLSGYLCDLPVHLDDPVRRLREIRWSMNRNKASGPQRGAGALPVLADRLPPGLHRMATKVAGRAAGVLFDTVITNVPLPKLDLTLDGARLSEIYPFVPLASRHAVGIAAATYADHVHIGLQLNGDAAPDTGSLRDAVLKSAAALYERSI, from the coding sequence ATGGCTGGTCGTCAGCTCAGTGGGCTGGACGTCGCTTTCCTTTGCCTGGAAGGGGAATCCACCCCCATGCACATGGGGGCCGCGGTGATTCTCCAACCGGACGGACCGATCGATCCCCGTGCAATGGCCGGACTGCTGGTGCGGCGGGCGGCCCGGATCCCGCGCCTGCGGCAGCGGGTCCGCCCGGCGCTGTTGCCGCCGGGAGGCGCGACGTGGGCCGAGGATCCGGAATTCGATCCGCACCGGCACGTGCACGTGCACCGGCTCACGGAGTTCTACGCCGATGATCCTCTCGCCGCATATGCGGCGGAATGGATCGAACAGCCGCTGCCAATGGGCCGTCCGTTGTGGGATCTTCACCTGGTCACCGGACTTCCGGAAAACCGTTTCGCCTTGCTGCTGAAACTGCACCACGCGTTCACCGACGGCGCGGGCGCGTTCGCCGTCGCCGCGGGGCTGCTGGACGAACTGCCGATCACGCGGGCACTCATCGACGCCGCCGACCGGCCCGTCGATCCGCGTTCGCCGCTGGAGGCGTTGCGGGACGGGGTGACCGGGGCGATCAGCCAGGCGGGCGAGAACGCGGCGATCGCGTCGGCGGTCCTGCGGGCCGCGCGCCCGTACCCGACCTCGCCGTTGGGCGCACCGCAGTCCGCCAGCAGGCGGCTCGGGTTCGTCCGGTTGCCGGTGTCGGACATCCGCACCGTCCGAAGTGCCCACGGCGGTACGCCGAACGACGTAGTCCTCGCGGTGCTGGCGGGCGCGCTGCGCGAGTGGATGATCAACCGCGGGCAGCGTCCGAACGCCCGCACGTTGCGCGCGCTGATCCCGGTCAGCATGCGGGCGCGTGCGGGTGGCTGGGGGTCCAACCAGCTGTCCGGGTACCTGTGCGATCTGCCGGTTCACCTGGACGATCCGGTGCGGCGGCTGCGGGAGATCCGGTGGTCGATGAACCGGAACAAGGCGTCGGGGCCGCAGCGCGGGGCCGGTGCGCTGCCGGTGCTGGCCGACCGGCTCCCGCCGGGGCTGCACCGGATGGCGACGAAGGTCGCCGGACGCGCGGCGGGTGTCCTGTTCGACACGGTGATCACGAACGTGCCGTTGCCGAAGCTGGACCTCACCCTGGACGGGGCCCGGTTGAGCGAGATCTACCCGTTCGTCCCGTTGGCGTCACGGCACGCGGTCGGCATCGCGGCCGCGACGTACGCCGACCACGTCCACATCGGACTACAGTTGAACGGTGACGCGGCGCCGGACACCGGTTCACTGCGCGACGCCGTGCTGAAATCGGCCGCTGCTCTGTACGAGCGGTCGATCTAG
- a CDS encoding class II 3-deoxy-7-phosphoheptulonate synthase has translation MNWTVDVPVDTLPELPPLPPELRAKLDDALSRPAAQQPEWPDADAVGRVRHLLEAVPPITVPAEIDRLQSRLAMVARGEAFLLQGGDCAETFESNTEPHIRANLRTLLQMAVVLTYGASLPVVKVGRIAGQYAKPRSNSTDALGLPVYRGDVVNSLVAKPELRVPDPGRMIRAYANSGAAMNLVRALTGAGMADLAQVHDWNKDFVRTSPAGERYEALAGEIDRGLRFMSACGVTDTSLHSTEIFASHEALLLDYERAMLRMDNANAANPKLYNLSSHFLWIGERTRQLDGAHIALAELLANPIGVKIGPTTTPDQAVEYVERLDPRNEPGRITLISRMGNGKVREVLPHIVEKVEATGHKVIWQCDPMHGNTHESSSGYKTRHFDRIIDEVQGFFEVHHQLGSYPGGIHIELTGEDVTECLGGAQEISDADLAGRYETACDPRLNTQQSLELAFLVAEMLRG, from the coding sequence GTGAACTGGACCGTGGACGTGCCCGTCGACACACTGCCCGAGCTGCCGCCCCTGCCGCCGGAACTGCGTGCCAAGCTGGACGACGCCCTGTCCCGTCCGGCCGCCCAGCAGCCGGAATGGCCCGACGCCGACGCGGTCGGGCGGGTCCGTCACCTGCTCGAAGCCGTGCCGCCGATCACGGTGCCCGCCGAGATCGACCGGCTGCAGAGCCGTCTCGCGATGGTCGCCCGCGGGGAGGCGTTCCTGCTCCAGGGCGGCGACTGCGCCGAGACGTTCGAGTCGAACACCGAGCCGCACATCCGTGCCAACCTGCGCACGCTGCTGCAGATGGCCGTCGTTCTCACCTACGGCGCCAGCCTGCCCGTGGTCAAGGTCGGCCGCATCGCCGGCCAGTACGCCAAGCCGCGGTCCAACAGCACCGACGCGCTCGGCCTGCCCGTCTACCGCGGCGATGTCGTCAACTCGCTCGTCGCCAAGCCCGAGCTGCGGGTGCCCGATCCGGGCCGCATGATCCGCGCCTACGCCAACTCCGGCGCGGCGATGAACCTGGTCCGCGCCCTCACCGGGGCGGGCATGGCCGACCTGGCCCAGGTGCACGACTGGAACAAGGACTTCGTGCGCACCTCGCCCGCGGGGGAGCGGTACGAAGCCCTGGCCGGCGAGATCGACCGCGGCCTGCGGTTCATGTCCGCATGCGGCGTCACCGACACCTCGCTGCACTCCACCGAGATCTTCGCCAGCCACGAGGCCCTGCTGCTCGACTACGAGCGCGCCATGCTGCGGATGGACAACGCCAACGCGGCCAACCCGAAGCTCTACAACCTCTCGTCGCACTTCCTGTGGATCGGCGAACGCACCCGTCAGCTCGACGGCGCCCACATCGCCCTCGCCGAGCTGCTGGCGAACCCGATCGGCGTCAAGATCGGCCCCACCACCACCCCCGACCAGGCGGTGGAGTACGTCGAACGCCTCGACCCGCGCAACGAGCCCGGCCGCATCACCCTGATTTCGCGGATGGGCAACGGCAAGGTCCGCGAGGTGCTGCCGCACATCGTGGAGAAGGTCGAAGCCACCGGTCACAAGGTGATCTGGCAGTGCGACCCCATGCACGGCAACACGCACGAGTCCTCCAGTGGCTACAAGACCCGCCACTTCGACCGCATCATCGACGAGGTCCAGGGCTTTTTCGAGGTGCACCACCAGCTGGGCAGCTACCCGGGCGGCATCCACATCGAGCTGACCGGTGAGGACGTGACCGAATGCCTGGGCGGTGCGCAGGAGATTTCGGACGCGGACCTGGCAGGCCGCTACGAGACCGCTTGCGATCCGCGGCTGAACACGCAGCAGTCGCTGGAGCTGGCCTTCCTGGTGGCGGAGATGCTGCGCGGTTGA
- a CDS encoding LLM class F420-dependent oxidoreductase — protein sequence MTTTPIRIGLQLQPQHADYKTIRNTASAAENLGVDIIFNWDHFYPLYGDPDGLHFECWTMLGAWAESTSRVEIGALVTCNSYRNPELLADMARTVDHISDGRLILGIGSGWFEKDYDEYGYEFGTAGGRLDDLAEALPRIESRLGKLNPAPTRKIPVLIGGGGEKKTLKLVAKHADIWHGFGDAETVERKVGILKQHCADVGRDASEIEISTGVQGEPDEVGPKLRELGVSTFTVGVGGPDYDLDLLKKWISWRDAQNG from the coding sequence ATGACCACCACACCGATCCGCATCGGCCTGCAGCTGCAGCCGCAGCACGCCGATTACAAGACCATCCGCAACACCGCGTCCGCCGCCGAAAACCTCGGCGTGGACATCATCTTCAACTGGGATCATTTTTACCCGCTCTACGGCGACCCCGACGGCCTGCACTTCGAGTGCTGGACGATGCTCGGCGCGTGGGCCGAATCCACCTCGCGGGTCGAGATCGGCGCGCTGGTCACCTGCAACAGCTACCGCAACCCGGAGCTGCTCGCCGACATGGCCCGCACCGTGGACCACATCAGCGACGGCCGCCTGATCCTGGGCATCGGCTCCGGCTGGTTCGAGAAGGACTACGACGAGTACGGCTACGAGTTCGGCACCGCGGGCGGACGGCTGGACGACCTGGCCGAGGCGCTGCCGCGCATCGAATCGCGGCTGGGCAAGCTGAACCCCGCGCCCACCCGCAAGATCCCGGTGCTGATCGGCGGTGGCGGCGAGAAGAAGACGCTCAAGCTCGTCGCGAAACACGCCGACATCTGGCACGGCTTCGGGGACGCGGAGACCGTCGAGCGCAAGGTCGGCATCCTCAAGCAGCACTGCGCCGACGTCGGCCGGGACGCCTCGGAGATCGAGATCTCCACCGGCGTGCAGGGCGAGCCGGACGAGGTCGGCCCGAAGCTGCGCGAGCTGGGCGTGAGCACCTTCACGGTCGGCGTGGGCGGCCCCGACTACGACCTCGACCTGCTCAAGAAATGGATCTCCTGGCGCGACGCCCAGAACGGCTGA
- a CDS encoding 2'-5' RNA ligase family protein, whose product MPVPDAQWLRRATKSAIVVPVPETDHLVRHSVPAHVTVLYPFVPPASIDAGTVADLEAALVGIESFDCAFSQVGWFGQDVVWLAPEPDEHFRMLTQAVCERFPAHPPYGGEHPDTVPHLTVADHRTSDPHTRRQAAAVLAEALPIAARISRVRLVAGDDAEGPWRTVAEFELPAPARSAVAGATRVAQAPGSQARS is encoded by the coding sequence ATGCCGGTCCCCGACGCGCAGTGGCTTCGCCGTGCCACGAAGAGTGCCATCGTCGTCCCCGTTCCGGAGACCGACCACCTGGTCCGGCATTCCGTGCCCGCACACGTGACGGTGCTGTACCCGTTCGTGCCGCCGGCCAGCATCGACGCGGGAACGGTCGCGGACCTGGAGGCCGCGCTGGTCGGGATCGAATCGTTCGACTGCGCGTTCTCGCAGGTCGGCTGGTTCGGGCAGGATGTGGTGTGGCTGGCGCCGGAGCCGGACGAGCACTTCCGGATGCTGACGCAGGCGGTGTGCGAGCGTTTCCCCGCGCACCCGCCCTACGGCGGCGAGCACCCGGACACGGTGCCGCACCTGACCGTGGCCGACCACCGCACGAGCGATCCGCACACCCGGCGACAGGCGGCCGCCGTCCTGGCTGAGGCACTCCCGATCGCGGCCCGGATTTCGCGGGTGCGCCTGGTGGCCGGGGACGATGCGGAGGGGCCCTGGCGGACGGTGGCGGAGTTCGAGTTGCCTGCGCCGGCGCGGTCCGCCGTGGCTGGCGCTACGCGCGTGGCTCAAGCGCCGGGCTCGCAAGCTCGCAGTTGA
- a CDS encoding polyprenyl synthetase family protein: MDFDAGLPQHLERHLAAFLAEAGAAVRADEPAFGPGVDSLTGFVLGGGKRLRPTFAWWAWRGAGGDPDGADAEGVLQAVASLELVQACALIHDDLIDSSDSRRGRPTVHVSYAREHRANGWLGAPETFGLAAAVLIGDLALAWADDMFGSAPLPAATLDAARPAWRAMRTEVLAGQYLDVRTQATGDTSPEAALQVCRLKTAAYTVQRPLHLGAALAGADARRIATLREFGDELGVAFQLRDDLLGVFGDPSVTGKPAGDDLREGKRTLLVALGLQLAADPEQHKLIADAIGADLGDDEVDTVRRTLTEVGAVDAVEDRITALTATALDALERAGLAEPAATRLAELAELATQRTS, translated from the coding sequence ATGGACTTCGACGCCGGCCTGCCCCAGCACCTCGAGCGGCACCTGGCCGCGTTCCTCGCCGAGGCGGGCGCGGCCGTCCGGGCGGACGAGCCCGCGTTCGGGCCGGGCGTCGACTCGCTCACCGGGTTCGTCCTCGGTGGCGGCAAGCGGCTGCGGCCGACGTTCGCGTGGTGGGCCTGGCGCGGCGCGGGCGGCGATCCGGACGGCGCGGACGCGGAAGGGGTCCTGCAGGCAGTCGCGAGCCTGGAACTGGTGCAGGCGTGCGCGCTGATCCACGACGACCTCATCGACTCGTCCGACTCCCGCCGCGGCCGCCCCACGGTGCACGTCTCCTACGCGCGCGAACACCGCGCGAACGGCTGGCTCGGCGCGCCGGAAACGTTCGGGCTGGCCGCCGCCGTCCTCATCGGCGATCTCGCGCTGGCCTGGGCCGACGACATGTTCGGCAGCGCCCCGCTGCCCGCCGCGACCCTGGACGCCGCGCGCCCGGCGTGGCGGGCGATGCGGACCGAGGTACTGGCCGGCCAGTACCTCGACGTGCGCACGCAGGCGACCGGCGACACCTCGCCCGAGGCCGCGCTGCAGGTGTGCCGCCTCAAGACCGCCGCCTACACGGTCCAGCGGCCGCTGCACCTGGGCGCCGCACTGGCCGGCGCGGACGCCCGGCGGATCGCGACGCTGCGTGAGTTCGGCGACGAGCTGGGCGTGGCGTTCCAGCTGCGCGACGACCTCCTCGGCGTGTTCGGCGACCCGTCGGTCACCGGCAAACCCGCGGGCGACGACCTGCGCGAGGGCAAGCGCACGCTGCTCGTCGCGCTCGGCCTGCAACTGGCCGCGGACCCGGAGCAGCACAAGCTGATCGCCGACGCGATCGGTGCCGACCTCGGCGACGACGAGGTCGACACCGTGCGGCGGACGCTGACCGAGGTCGGCGCCGTCGACGCGGTCGAGGACCGCATCACCGCGCTCACCGCGACCGCGCTGGACGCGCTCGAACGGGCCGGGCTGGCCGAACCGGCGGCGACCCGGCTGGCCGAACTCGCCGAGCTGGCCACCCAGCGCACCTCCTGA
- a CDS encoding helix-turn-helix domain-containing protein → MSAIPVADDILGPDVAVLSLTEVAQQIGLSVNKVRQLLRDGHLLAVRRDGDLMVPADFLVDGQAVKGLTGLLTVLSDAGFSRTEMLRWLYEADESLPGTTPVNALRTNHGTEVKRRAQAMAF, encoded by the coding sequence GTGAGTGCGATCCCAGTCGCTGATGACATCCTCGGCCCCGACGTCGCTGTGCTGTCGCTGACGGAAGTGGCCCAGCAGATCGGCCTGTCGGTGAACAAGGTCCGGCAGTTGCTGCGTGACGGCCACCTGCTCGCGGTGCGCCGCGACGGCGACCTGATGGTCCCGGCCGATTTCCTCGTCGACGGCCAGGCCGTCAAGGGCCTCACCGGCCTGCTGACGGTGCTCTCCGACGCAGGCTTCAGCCGCACGGAGATGCTGCGCTGGCTCTACGAGGCCGACGAGTCGCTGCCCGGCACCACGCCGGTCAACGCCCTGCGCACCAACCACGGCACCGAAGTCAAGCGCCGCGCCCAAGCCATGGCCTTCTGA